The DNA region GGTGGTGATCATCATATCCTTCTTGTGGTTAGAAACAAGGATACAGATCGCGAACTGGAGACACGACCGAATATGCTCCAGTTGCTCAGAGGACTGCAAGATCTTCGACTCGACTAACGCTTGACCAGGATGCTTACTCCCCAGATGATTATGGCCAATCCCACCAATACAGGGATTATCCACCAGAAGCTGAAATTGTAAACCCAGTCGGGAAGTCCCTCGATGTTCTTCAGGCCGAACTCGAAAACCAGCCACAAACCGATTAGAATGACTATTATTGCCCAGAAGATCTTGCCAGCCGGCCCTCGTCCAGAGCACATCTCCTCGCACTTCTTGTCGATCTCCTTGTCCTTGTCCCACCTCTCCCCCATCAGGGGAGCTCCGCAATTGGAACAATATCTGGACCCATCAGGATT from Methanomassiliicoccales archaeon includes:
- a CDS encoding zinc-ribbon domain-containing protein, with the protein product MVYCPKCGTQNPDGSRYCSNCGAPLMGERWDKDKEIDKKCEEMCSGRGPAGKIFWAIIVILIGLWLVFEFGLKNIEGLPDWVYNFSFWWIIPVLVGLAIIIWGVSILVKR